A single window of Hyphomicrobiales bacterium DNA harbors:
- the narY gene encoding nitrate reductase Z subunit beta, translating to MKIRAQIGMVLNLDKCIGCHTCSVTCKNVWTNREGVEYAWFNNVETKPGVGYPRDWENQKTWNGGWRRKKNGRIEPRMGAKWRVLANIFANPDLPEIDDYYEPFTFDYEHLHNAKESKAVPTARPRSLISGERIDKIEWGPNWEEILGGEFEKRSKDINFEGVQKEIYGEFENTFMMYLPRLCEHCLNPACVAVCPSGAIYKREEDGIVLIDQDKCRGWRMCVSGCPYKKIYYNWSSGKSEKCIFCYPRIEAGQPTVCSETCVGRIRYLGVILYDADRIEAAASTADEQDLYEEQLSLFLDPNDPAVIAQARADGVPETWIEAARHSPVWKMAMEWKVAFPLHPEYRTLPMVWYVPPLSPIQSAAASGRMGLDGDMPDVRSLRIPLRYLANMLTAGKEEPVALAIERMLAMRGYMRAKTVDGRIDPRIAEKVGLTSAAIEEMYQVMAIANYEDRFVIPTTHREWSEDAYDLRGSCGFSFGNGCSSGDTDLNLFATHKTGKARNPMEIA from the coding sequence ATGAAGATCCGCGCTCAGATCGGAATGGTGCTGAACCTCGACAAGTGTATCGGCTGCCATACTTGCTCCGTGACCTGCAAGAACGTCTGGACTAATCGCGAGGGTGTCGAATACGCTTGGTTCAACAATGTCGAGACCAAGCCCGGCGTCGGCTATCCGCGCGACTGGGAGAACCAGAAGACGTGGAACGGCGGCTGGCGGCGCAAGAAGAACGGCCGCATCGAGCCACGCATGGGCGCGAAATGGCGCGTTCTCGCCAACATATTCGCCAATCCGGACCTGCCCGAGATCGACGATTACTACGAACCCTTCACCTTCGACTATGAGCACTTGCACAACGCGAAGGAATCGAAGGCCGTCCCGACCGCACGGCCCCGCTCACTCATCTCGGGAGAGCGAATCGATAAGATCGAATGGGGGCCGAACTGGGAAGAGATCCTGGGCGGCGAGTTCGAGAAACGCTCGAAGGACATTAATTTCGAAGGCGTCCAGAAGGAGATCTATGGCGAATTCGAAAACACCTTTATGATGTATCTGCCGCGGCTCTGCGAGCATTGCCTCAATCCGGCCTGTGTTGCTGTCTGTCCGTCGGGCGCGATCTACAAGCGCGAGGAGGACGGCATCGTCCTCATTGACCAGGACAAGTGCCGCGGCTGGCGCATGTGCGTCTCCGGCTGCCCCTACAAGAAGATCTACTACAACTGGTCTTCGGGAAAATCCGAGAAGTGCATCTTCTGCTACCCGCGCATCGAGGCGGGTCAGCCGACTGTCTGCTCGGAAACCTGCGTGGGACGCATCCGCTATCTCGGCGTCATCCTCTATGATGCCGACCGCATCGAGGCTGCGGCCTCGACGGCCGACGAACAGGATCTCTACGAAGAGCAGCTCTCGCTCTTCCTCGATCCGAACGATCCGGCCGTGATCGCGCAGGCGCGCGCCGACGGCGTACCGGAGACGTGGATCGAGGCGGCGCGGCATTCCCCGGTCTGGAAGATGGCGATGGAATGGAAAGTCGCCTTCCCGCTCCATCCCGAATACCGCACGCTGCCGATGGTCTGGTACGTGCCGCCGCTTTCGCCGATCCAATCGGCCGCGGCGTCCGGCCGGATGGGGCTCGACGGCGACATGCCTGATGTCCGTTCTCTGCGCATCCCGCTGCGCTATCTCGCCAACATGCTGACCGCCGGCAAGGAGGAGCCCGTCGCCCTCGCTATCGAGCGCATGCTCGCCATGCGCGGCTACATGCGGGCGAAGACTGTGGACGGGCGCATCGACCCGCGCATCGCCGAGAAAGTCGGCCTCACAAGCGCTGCGATCGAGGAGATGTACCAGGTCATGGCGATCGCGAATTACGAGGACCGCTTCGTGATCCCGACCACCCATCGCGAATGGAGCGAGGACGCCTATGATCTCCGCGGCTCCTGCGGCTTTTCCTTCGGCAATGGCTGCTCGAGCGGCGACACCGATCTCAATCTCTTCGCCACCCACAAGACGGGCAAGGCCCGCAATCCGATGGAGATTGCATGA